One genomic segment of Diceros bicornis minor isolate mBicDic1 chromosome 25, mDicBic1.mat.cur, whole genome shotgun sequence includes these proteins:
- the ACO2 gene encoding aconitate hydratase, mitochondrial isoform X2, whose protein sequence is MAPYSLLVTRLQKALGVRQYHVASILCQRAKVAMSHFEPNEYIRYDLLEKNINIVRKRLNRPLTLSEKIVYGHLDDPANQEIERGKTYLRLRPDRVAMQDATAQMAMLQFISSGLPKVAVPSTIHCDHLIEAQLGGEKDLRRAKDINQEVYNFLATAGAKYGVGFWRPGSGIIHQIILENYAYPGVLLIGTDSHTPNGGGLGGICIGVGGADAVDVMAGIPWELKCPKVIGVKLMGSLSGWTSPKDVILKVAGILTVKGGTGAIVEYHGPGVDSISCTGMATICNMGAEIGATTSVFPYNHRMKKYLNKTGRAEIASLADEFKDHLVPDPGCHYDQLIEINLSELKPHINGPFTPDLAHPVAEVGTVAEKEGWPLDIRVGLIGSCTNSSYEDMGRSAAVAKQALARGLKCKSQFTITPGSEQIRATIERDGYAQILRDVGGVVLANACGPCIGQWDRKDIKKGEKNTIVTSYNRNFTGRNDANPETHAFVTSPEIVTALAIAGTLKFNPETDFLTGKDGKKFRLEAPDADELPQAEFDPGQDTYQHPPKDSSGQRVDVSPTSQRLQLLEPFDKWDGKDLEDLQILIKVKGKCTTDHISAAGPWLKFRGHLDNISNNLLIGAINVENGKANSVRNAITQEFGPVPDTARYYKKRGIRWVVVGDENYGEGSSREHAALEPRHLGGRAIITKSFARIHETNLKKQGLLPLTFADPADYNKIHPVDKLTIQGLKDFAPGKPLKCIIKHPNGTQETILLNHTFNETQIEWFRAGSALNRMKELQHQ, encoded by the exons AAAGCCCTGGGTGTGCGGCAGTACCATGTGGCCTCCATCCTGTGCCAACGGGCCAAGGTGGCCATGAGCCACTTTGAGCCCAACGAGTATATCCGCTATGACCTGCTAGAGAAGAACATTAACATTGTTCGCAAACG ATTGAACCGGCCTCTGACCCTCTCGGAGAAGATTGTGTACGGACACTTGGATGACCCAGCCAACCAGGAGATCGAGCGGGGCAAGACATACCTGCGGCTGCGGCCCGACCGCGTGGCCATGCAGGATGCCACAGCCCAGATGGCCATGCTGCAGTTCATCAGCAGTGGGCTGCCCAAGGTGGCTGTGCCGTCCACCATCCACTGTGACCATCTGATCGAGGCCCAGCTCGGGGGTGAGAAAGACCTGCGCCGGGCCAAG GACATAAACCAGGAAGTGTATAATTTCCTGGCAACTGCAGGTGCCAAGTATGGCGTGGGCTTCTGGAGGCCTGGCTCTGGAATCATTCACCAG ATCATTCTGGAAAACTATGCATACCCTGGGGTTCTTCTGATTGGCACTGATTCCCACACCCCCAATGGCGGTGGCCTGGGAGGCATCTGCATTGGAGTAGGGGGTGCTGATGCAGTGGATGTCATGGCTGGGATCCCCTGGGAGCTGAAGTGCCCCAAG GTGATTGGTGTGAAGCTGATGGGCTCACTCTCCGGTTGGACCTCTCCCAAAGATGTGATCCTAAAGGTGGCGGGTATCCTCACGGTGAAAGGTGGCACAGGTGCTATTGTGGAGTACCACGGGCCTGGCGTAGATTCCATCTCCTGCACTG GCATGGCGACAATCTGCAACATGGGTGCAGAAATCGGGGCCACCACTTCAGTGTTTCCTTACAACCACAGGATGAAGAAATACCTGAATAAGACAGGCCGAGCAG AGATTGCCAGTCTAGCTGATGAATTCAAGGATCACTTGGTACCTGACCCTGGCTGCCATTATGACCAACTGATTGAAATTAACCTCAGCGAG CTGAAGCCGCACATCAATGGGCCCTTCACCCCCGACCTGGCTCACCCCGTGGCAGAAGTAGGCACtgtggcagagaaggaaggatggCCTCTGGACATCCGAGTGG GTCTGATTGGCAGCTGCACCAACTCCAGCTATGAGGACATGGGGCGCTCAGCAGCTGTGGCCAAGCAGGCGCTGGCCCGTGGACTCAAGTGCAAGTCCCAGTTCACCATCACACCGGGCTCTGAGCAGATCCGCGCCACCATTGAGCGGGATGGCTAC GCACAGATCCTGAGGGATGTGGGTGGCGTCGTCCTGGCCAACGCCTGTGGCCCCTGCATTGgccagtgggacag AAAGGACATCAAGAAGGGGGAGAAGAACACAATCGTCACCTCCTATAACAGGAACTTCACGGGCCGCAACGATGCGAACCCCGAGACCCATGCCTTCGTCACGTCCCCGGAG ATTGTCACAGCCCTGGCCATTGCTGGCACCCTCAAGTTCAACCCAGAGACTGACTTCCTGACCGGCAAGGATGGCAAGAAGTTCAGGCTGGAGGCTCCGGATGCAGATGAACTTCCCCAAGCG GAGTTCGACCCTGGGCAGGACACCTACCAGCACCCCCCCAAGGACAGCAGCGGGCAGCGGGTGGACGTGAGCCCCACCAGCCAGCGCCTGCAGCTCCTGGAGCCTTTTGACAAGTGGGACGGCAAAGACCTGGAGGATCTGCAAATCCTCATCAAG GTCAAAGGGAAGTGTACCACTGACCACATCTCAGCTGCTGGCCCCTGGCTCAAGTTCCGTGGGCACCTGGACAATATCTCCAATAATCTGCTCATTGGGGCCATTAACGTTGAAAACGGCAAAGCCAACTCTGTGCGCAATGCCATCACCCAGGAGTTTGGTCCTGTCCCTGACACTGCCCGCTACTACAAG AAACGTGGCATCCGGTGGGTGGTGGTCGGCGATGAGAACTATGGCGAGGGCTCGAGCCGGGAGCACGCAGCACTGGAGCCTCGCCACCTCGGGGGCCGGGCCATCATCACCAAGAGCTTCGCCAGGATCCACG AAACCAACCTGAAGAAGCAGGGCCTGCTGCCTCTCACCTTTGCTGACCCAGCAGATTACAACAAGATTCACCCCGTGGACAAGCTGACCATCCAGGGCCTGAAGGACTTTGCCCCCGGCAAG CCCCTGAAATGCATCATCAAGCACCCCAACGGGACCCAGGAGACCATACTCCTGAACCACACCTTCAACGAGACTCAGATCGAGTGGTTCCGCGCCGGCAGTGCTCTGAACAGAATGAAGGAGCTGCAGCACCAGTGA
- the ACO2 gene encoding aconitate hydratase, mitochondrial isoform X1, whose product MAPYSLLVTRLQGAVLFLKKALGVRQYHVASILCQRAKVAMSHFEPNEYIRYDLLEKNINIVRKRLNRPLTLSEKIVYGHLDDPANQEIERGKTYLRLRPDRVAMQDATAQMAMLQFISSGLPKVAVPSTIHCDHLIEAQLGGEKDLRRAKDINQEVYNFLATAGAKYGVGFWRPGSGIIHQIILENYAYPGVLLIGTDSHTPNGGGLGGICIGVGGADAVDVMAGIPWELKCPKVIGVKLMGSLSGWTSPKDVILKVAGILTVKGGTGAIVEYHGPGVDSISCTGMATICNMGAEIGATTSVFPYNHRMKKYLNKTGRAEIASLADEFKDHLVPDPGCHYDQLIEINLSELKPHINGPFTPDLAHPVAEVGTVAEKEGWPLDIRVGLIGSCTNSSYEDMGRSAAVAKQALARGLKCKSQFTITPGSEQIRATIERDGYAQILRDVGGVVLANACGPCIGQWDRKDIKKGEKNTIVTSYNRNFTGRNDANPETHAFVTSPEIVTALAIAGTLKFNPETDFLTGKDGKKFRLEAPDADELPQAEFDPGQDTYQHPPKDSSGQRVDVSPTSQRLQLLEPFDKWDGKDLEDLQILIKVKGKCTTDHISAAGPWLKFRGHLDNISNNLLIGAINVENGKANSVRNAITQEFGPVPDTARYYKKRGIRWVVVGDENYGEGSSREHAALEPRHLGGRAIITKSFARIHETNLKKQGLLPLTFADPADYNKIHPVDKLTIQGLKDFAPGKPLKCIIKHPNGTQETILLNHTFNETQIEWFRAGSALNRMKELQHQ is encoded by the exons AAAGCCCTGGGTGTGCGGCAGTACCATGTGGCCTCCATCCTGTGCCAACGGGCCAAGGTGGCCATGAGCCACTTTGAGCCCAACGAGTATATCCGCTATGACCTGCTAGAGAAGAACATTAACATTGTTCGCAAACG ATTGAACCGGCCTCTGACCCTCTCGGAGAAGATTGTGTACGGACACTTGGATGACCCAGCCAACCAGGAGATCGAGCGGGGCAAGACATACCTGCGGCTGCGGCCCGACCGCGTGGCCATGCAGGATGCCACAGCCCAGATGGCCATGCTGCAGTTCATCAGCAGTGGGCTGCCCAAGGTGGCTGTGCCGTCCACCATCCACTGTGACCATCTGATCGAGGCCCAGCTCGGGGGTGAGAAAGACCTGCGCCGGGCCAAG GACATAAACCAGGAAGTGTATAATTTCCTGGCAACTGCAGGTGCCAAGTATGGCGTGGGCTTCTGGAGGCCTGGCTCTGGAATCATTCACCAG ATCATTCTGGAAAACTATGCATACCCTGGGGTTCTTCTGATTGGCACTGATTCCCACACCCCCAATGGCGGTGGCCTGGGAGGCATCTGCATTGGAGTAGGGGGTGCTGATGCAGTGGATGTCATGGCTGGGATCCCCTGGGAGCTGAAGTGCCCCAAG GTGATTGGTGTGAAGCTGATGGGCTCACTCTCCGGTTGGACCTCTCCCAAAGATGTGATCCTAAAGGTGGCGGGTATCCTCACGGTGAAAGGTGGCACAGGTGCTATTGTGGAGTACCACGGGCCTGGCGTAGATTCCATCTCCTGCACTG GCATGGCGACAATCTGCAACATGGGTGCAGAAATCGGGGCCACCACTTCAGTGTTTCCTTACAACCACAGGATGAAGAAATACCTGAATAAGACAGGCCGAGCAG AGATTGCCAGTCTAGCTGATGAATTCAAGGATCACTTGGTACCTGACCCTGGCTGCCATTATGACCAACTGATTGAAATTAACCTCAGCGAG CTGAAGCCGCACATCAATGGGCCCTTCACCCCCGACCTGGCTCACCCCGTGGCAGAAGTAGGCACtgtggcagagaaggaaggatggCCTCTGGACATCCGAGTGG GTCTGATTGGCAGCTGCACCAACTCCAGCTATGAGGACATGGGGCGCTCAGCAGCTGTGGCCAAGCAGGCGCTGGCCCGTGGACTCAAGTGCAAGTCCCAGTTCACCATCACACCGGGCTCTGAGCAGATCCGCGCCACCATTGAGCGGGATGGCTAC GCACAGATCCTGAGGGATGTGGGTGGCGTCGTCCTGGCCAACGCCTGTGGCCCCTGCATTGgccagtgggacag AAAGGACATCAAGAAGGGGGAGAAGAACACAATCGTCACCTCCTATAACAGGAACTTCACGGGCCGCAACGATGCGAACCCCGAGACCCATGCCTTCGTCACGTCCCCGGAG ATTGTCACAGCCCTGGCCATTGCTGGCACCCTCAAGTTCAACCCAGAGACTGACTTCCTGACCGGCAAGGATGGCAAGAAGTTCAGGCTGGAGGCTCCGGATGCAGATGAACTTCCCCAAGCG GAGTTCGACCCTGGGCAGGACACCTACCAGCACCCCCCCAAGGACAGCAGCGGGCAGCGGGTGGACGTGAGCCCCACCAGCCAGCGCCTGCAGCTCCTGGAGCCTTTTGACAAGTGGGACGGCAAAGACCTGGAGGATCTGCAAATCCTCATCAAG GTCAAAGGGAAGTGTACCACTGACCACATCTCAGCTGCTGGCCCCTGGCTCAAGTTCCGTGGGCACCTGGACAATATCTCCAATAATCTGCTCATTGGGGCCATTAACGTTGAAAACGGCAAAGCCAACTCTGTGCGCAATGCCATCACCCAGGAGTTTGGTCCTGTCCCTGACACTGCCCGCTACTACAAG AAACGTGGCATCCGGTGGGTGGTGGTCGGCGATGAGAACTATGGCGAGGGCTCGAGCCGGGAGCACGCAGCACTGGAGCCTCGCCACCTCGGGGGCCGGGCCATCATCACCAAGAGCTTCGCCAGGATCCACG AAACCAACCTGAAGAAGCAGGGCCTGCTGCCTCTCACCTTTGCTGACCCAGCAGATTACAACAAGATTCACCCCGTGGACAAGCTGACCATCCAGGGCCTGAAGGACTTTGCCCCCGGCAAG CCCCTGAAATGCATCATCAAGCACCCCAACGGGACCCAGGAGACCATACTCCTGAACCACACCTTCAACGAGACTCAGATCGAGTGGTTCCGCGCCGGCAGTGCTCTGAACAGAATGAAGGAGCTGCAGCACCAGTGA